The genomic window AGGAGCAGAGATTGGCATCTCAACTCAAAAATTACACGCCCGCGGTCCAATGGGACTGGTAGAATTAACAACGACTAAATTTATTATCCTGGGTGATGGTCAAATCAGAGTGTAATTTGTATGAAATATTTAACAAATTTTGATTTTACTTACCATAATGAAGACGGAGCCAGATTTTCTAATTATTATTGAAAAACAATTTTTGAGAAAAAAAGGAGGAATTAAAAATGGTTAATGAAGAAAAAAAAGAAAAAGATTTTAAGGCGATACCAATTGATAAAATTGCTCCATGTAAATGGAATGTAAGGACTTCAGATAAAGAAAAGGGGATAGAGGAACTTGCTGAGAGTATATTGAAATATGGATTACTTCAGCCAGTTGTGGTTTTTCAGGAAGGAGATGAGTTTAATTTAATAATAGGCCAGCGTAGATTACGAGTTTTCAAAGAACTAAAAAAGAAGGATCCTAATAAATTTAAAGATATACCTGCAATTATTTTGTCAAAGAAACCTGATGAAGAAAGCTCTAAAATATTATCTTTAAGCGAAAATATCCATAGAGTTGAATTAAACAGAGCAGATATCGTTGAAGTAATTAGTTATCTTCATAAGAAACATAATAAATCTGCAAAAGAAGTTGCAAAAATTTTGGGGAAAAGTATTCCCTATATCTATGAGCATCTCAAAATTCAAGATGCGCCAGAAGAAATCAAGCAAATGCTATCTAATCGTGAAATTGAGAAGGCGGATGTGAAAAGAGTAATGGAAATTGCTGCAGACGATAAAGACAAAATGATTAAACTGGCAAAAGAAATAAAGGGGCTGGCGGGGCCTGAAAAAGCAAGATTAGTTGAAGCAGGGAAACATAAACCCAAAGCAAAGGCAGAGGAGCTTATTGAAGAAGCAAAAAAACCTCGTATCGAAGAGAAGATTATTGTTCCACTAACACCTGCACTAATGGTGGCGTTGGATAGGGCAGTAAAAGAAATAGGATTAAGCAGAGAAGAAATTGCTAAAAAAGCATTGGAGGATTGGCTTGACAACAAAGGATATTACAAAGAATGATATGGATCTTGAAACTTTAGCCAAAATAAGCAAAGGGACTAAAAGAAAGAAAAGGAATATAAATGATCTTGAGGTAGCAGAAGAAATAAATTCTCTTTATATGATATATAATTCTTTAGCCAAAGTCTCAAGCACAGTAAAACTTTCCCCTGAAATGGTGAGACAAATAAAAAGCTTAACTACTTTAGAAGATGAGGTCAAAAAACTATATCGGGATGGTGTGCTTAAAGGCTATGATATTGGTTATAGAATATCTAAATTGCGAAGGAAAGACCAAATTATATTAGCGAAATATATTTTGAATAAAAACATCTTATCAAAGGATGTAAGGGCAATTGTAAAAGATAAGATAGATAATCCTGAAATACCAATAGAGGAAGTTATCTCTAAAGTTATCCAATCTAAAGACAAAAGAATTTATGTGGCATACCTTGGTATTGAAAAAGATACTTTTGAAAATTTGTTAAATGAACTTAAAAATAGAGATATAACAAAGACAATAGAGACTATCTTTAAAAAAGTCATACCCTATGAATCTATAGCCTCATTTGAACTAAATGGGAGAGTAGTAATACTTAAAGTAGAAAGAGAAGGATTACAGAAAATAAGAAGTAAGGCAAAGGAATTGAGTGTTCCTTTGGCTAAATTGGCTGATGTTTTAGTAAAAGAGTATTTGAAGGAGGGCATAAATTATGAAATGGACAAGGGCTGATTACGCTATCGCTCAGGAATTAGATAAATTACTTTCTAAATCTACCCCTTATGCTTTATCCAGTCCCTCATTTGGAAGCCCCACTATTCATGATTTTGTTAAAGGTCTTATCCTTTCAACTAACATAATAGAGATAATTGATGAACATATACCAAATGGATATAGAATAGATTGGGGACAGGTGATAAATGAAAAAGATGGAAATACCTTATCCAAAGAGTGCGACATCATAATTTACAAAGGCAAACCATTCAAACCTATTAAAAATAGATGTATGAGTTTTGCACTCGTTGATAAAAAGCAGACAAAGGTAGTTATTCAGGTCCGTAGTAGTATTCAGAGTGTAACAGCCGATGATAGAAAATATTGTAAAGAATTAAAGAAGTTTGTCCCTAAAGTCTGGTATATCGCTGAATGTTGTTGGGCAAAGACTAAAAACAGAATAAACATCATAGAACGAGAGATGAAAAAAGCAGGATATAATCAATTTTTCTATTTTTATAGAATGGATAACGATTCTTTGAAAAGAACAATAGATTACGAACCATTTATTAGGTTTATCAAGTTGATTAAAAATATGGGGTGAGTTAATGATAAAACATAAGCATAATGGTAACATTAAAAATGGTAATCAATGGCACAAGCCGATTGAAGAAGTATTTACTGGAATTGATTTAAGAGGGATTAAGGTTAATTGTCCTCAATGTAAAGAAATGGGGTTAGTTACTACCAGATGGATTAAAGGTCCAACCTTGAAACCTATTTATATTTTGCATATTAAATGGGGGAAAGCAAGAAAAATATGTCAACTCAATGAGGAACAATCTAAAGGTGTCCGAAATAGGGTTCGTATCCTCCAAAGTGATATTAAAAAATTACTAAAATCAAAGAAAGCATTTGTTCTATTCAGCGGCGGGAAAGATAGTATTGCAACTTTAATGTATTTAAAAAGTATTGCAAAAACGGTCAAAAGCGATTTAACCGCAATTTATGTTGATACTACAGCAGGTCTTCCAGCAAATACGAGATATGTAAAAAAAGTCTGTAAATATCTTGGTATTAATCTTGAAATAGTAAGACCTAAAATAGACTATTTTACTCTAGCAAAAGAATGGGGTATTCCAAGTTTCAAGTATAGATGGTGCTGCAGAGAATTAAAAATAAGACCTATTGAAGAATATCTGGACAAAATTGAAAAACCAAAGGTTGTTTTTGATGGGATTAGAGCAGTGGAGTCCAATATAAGGAAACATTATATTCCTATATGGTATCACCCAAGCTTCAAATGTCTATCAGTTAGTCCAATATTTTACTGGTCTGATGAGCAGGTGATTTCGTATGTAAATAGCAACGGAATACCAAAAACTTTTCTGCACTCTTTAGGCACATCTACTGAATGCTGGTGTGGAGCATATAAGACAAAATCGGATTTTGAAAAATTATATGAGTTAGATAAAGATATGTTTAACAGATTGATTGAAGTGGAAAAGGAAAATAAGAGTGGCTACACATTTATCTATAACAATGGGCAGAGAATACCATTAAAAGAACTTGCAAAGGCAATTGAGAAAGAAGACAAAAATAATGCTAATGAAAGAAAGTCAAAAATGCAAAATGGTGGTTAGGGAATTGGGATTAAGAATTGAATTTTTATTATACCACCCCGAATTCCGAATCCTGAGACTACATAAGCTGATACCTAAACACATACTTTTGTTTTTACATTTAGCAAGGATGAACTGGAGAGATTTAAAAATTTGTTAGCGGAGCTCTTTTATGGAAGATAAGGGATATTTTGATAATTTGATAGATAGGATTGCTCTGCGGTGAACGGTTTACAAAAAATTTAATTTGACAAACAATTAATGATGTGGTATTATTCATTAATAGTCAAATTCAAAAATATCAATTATGGCGTTAGGTCTATATAATATGTTAAAATCCGATATCCACATTGGTATAATGGGTGGTACTTTTAATCCTATTCATTATGGACATTTATTGGCGGCCGAGGAAGCAAGACAAAAGTTTAATCTAAAAGAGATTATCTTTGTGCCCTGCGCCAGACCACCTCATAAAAATCAAAAGGATATTGCTGGTCCAGAAGATAGATATAAAATGACCTGTCTGGCGATTGAATCGAATAAGTATTTTAAAGCATCTGATATTGAGCTCAAACGGGGCGGAATATCTTATTCACAAGATACAATCATCGAATTTAAAAAAATCTATGAGCGTGCACAAATCTATTTTATTACTGGTGCGGATGCTATTGCAGAAATTGATACCTGGAAAAATGCAAAGGATTTGCCAAAATTATGTCAATTTATCGCCGTCACTCGACCTTGCTATCCTTTAAAAATAAAAGAAGAATACTTTACGTATATTTTGGAAATACCCGGCGTTTCTATTTCTTCGACTGAGATTAGACAAAGAATACACGAGGGAAAATCAATTAAATATTTAGTCCCGGAAGATGTAGAAAACTATATCTATGAGCATAATTTATACCAAAGAGTGGTAACCGTTCACCGCAAAGATACAGAGACGCAGAGAAAAAATTAAAATCTATTCACCAGTTACCTGATAAGCGATAACCGCTTACTTGATTTCACATGCACTTCATTTGGGTAAATAGTTACCGATTATTTGGTTTTATTGGAGGTGTAAAAGAATGATATTGAAACTTGGGTTGCCAAAGGGTAGTTTGCAAGAATCAACAATTGAATTATTTCAAAAGGCAGGATATATGATTGCGGTT from bacterium includes these protein-coding regions:
- a CDS encoding DUF6602 domain-containing protein, producing MKWTRADYAIAQELDKLLSKSTPYALSSPSFGSPTIHDFVKGLILSTNIIEIIDEHIPNGYRIDWGQVINEKDGNTLSKECDIIIYKGKPFKPIKNRCMSFALVDKKQTKVVIQVRSSIQSVTADDRKYCKELKKFVPKVWYIAECCWAKTKNRINIIEREMKKAGYNQFFYFYRMDNDSLKRTIDYEPFIRFIKLIKNMG
- the nadD gene encoding nicotinate-nucleotide adenylyltransferase, which encodes MLKSDIHIGIMGGTFNPIHYGHLLAAEEARQKFNLKEIIFVPCARPPHKNQKDIAGPEDRYKMTCLAIESNKYFKASDIELKRGGISYSQDTIIEFKKIYERAQIYFITGADAIAEIDTWKNAKDLPKLCQFIAVTRPCYPLKIKEEYFTYILEIPGVSISSTEIRQRIHEGKSIKYLVPEDVENYIYEHNLYQRVVTVHRKDTETQRKN
- a CDS encoding phosphoadenosine phosphosulfate reductase family protein yields the protein MIKHKHNGNIKNGNQWHKPIEEVFTGIDLRGIKVNCPQCKEMGLVTTRWIKGPTLKPIYILHIKWGKARKICQLNEEQSKGVRNRVRILQSDIKKLLKSKKAFVLFSGGKDSIATLMYLKSIAKTVKSDLTAIYVDTTAGLPANTRYVKKVCKYLGINLEIVRPKIDYFTLAKEWGIPSFKYRWCCRELKIRPIEEYLDKIEKPKVVFDGIRAVESNIRKHYIPIWYHPSFKCLSVSPIFYWSDEQVISYVNSNGIPKTFLHSLGTSTECWCGAYKTKSDFEKLYELDKDMFNRLIEVEKENKSGYTFIYNNGQRIPLKELAKAIEKEDKNNANERKSKMQNGG
- a CDS encoding ParB/RepB/Spo0J family partition protein, producing the protein MVNEEKKEKDFKAIPIDKIAPCKWNVRTSDKEKGIEELAESILKYGLLQPVVVFQEGDEFNLIIGQRRLRVFKELKKKDPNKFKDIPAIILSKKPDEESSKILSLSENIHRVELNRADIVEVISYLHKKHNKSAKEVAKILGKSIPYIYEHLKIQDAPEEIKQMLSNREIEKADVKRVMEIAADDKDKMIKLAKEIKGLAGPEKARLVEAGKHKPKAKAEELIEEAKKPRIEEKIIVPLTPALMVALDRAVKEIGLSREEIAKKALEDWLDNKGYYKE